The following proteins are co-located in the Micromonospora viridifaciens genome:
- a CDS encoding MDR family MFS transporter translates to MLRRVPYKWLVATAFVFGLFMEILDMTVLNTALPALGERFDAGTEALQWLVTGYLVSMAVFIPASGWVADRFGSKRTFVFALAVFTAASAWAGFAGSLGELITARVVQGVGGGLLTPVGTAMLFRAFPPGERAQASAVLSIPTSIAPAFGPVLGGWMVDTLSWRWIFFLKVPIGVLALLFTMAVIREERAERPGRFDLAGFLTGGAALALLLVGLDGGARSGWTSSRVLVQLGAGLALAAAFVVAELRSAEPMIDLRLLRNRLFRTGNLLMLPTSGALMGALFLVPLLLQQQMGIDATGSGLVTMFQALGMAALMPIAGHLYTRLGPRRMLATGFVITAASLAALLAVNPGTTLWAVRIPLFTLGAGMALTVIPLQTATFAGVSTAATARASSLFSTTRQVAGAAGVAVVVTLLTERTETRLVDLGTRAAEAASRSEAIFAAYHDVFLFTTALAVLGLLVALRVRDADAAASLRPAPTTATEDTRVATP, encoded by the coding sequence ATGCTGCGACGCGTGCCGTACAAGTGGCTGGTCGCGACCGCGTTCGTGTTCGGCCTGTTCATGGAGATCCTCGACATGACGGTGCTGAACACCGCGCTGCCCGCGCTCGGCGAGCGGTTCGACGCCGGCACCGAGGCGCTGCAGTGGCTCGTGACCGGCTACCTGGTCAGCATGGCCGTGTTCATCCCCGCCTCGGGCTGGGTGGCCGACCGATTCGGCAGTAAACGGACGTTCGTGTTCGCGCTTGCGGTTTTCACCGCGGCGTCCGCGTGGGCGGGTTTTGCCGGCTCGCTCGGCGAGCTGATCACCGCCAGGGTCGTGCAGGGCGTCGGCGGTGGGCTGCTGACACCCGTCGGCACCGCGATGCTGTTCCGGGCGTTCCCGCCGGGCGAGCGCGCGCAGGCCTCAGCGGTGCTGTCCATCCCCACGAGCATCGCGCCAGCATTCGGGCCCGTGCTCGGTGGTTGGATGGTCGACACCCTCTCCTGGCGCTGGATCTTCTTCCTCAAGGTTCCGATCGGCGTCCTGGCGCTGCTCTTCACCATGGCCGTCATCCGCGAAGAGCGGGCGGAACGTCCCGGCCGGTTCGACCTCGCCGGTTTCCTCACCGGCGGCGCCGCGCTCGCGCTCCTGCTCGTCGGCCTCGACGGCGGCGCCCGCTCCGGGTGGACCAGCTCACGGGTACTGGTACAGCTCGGAGCCGGACTCGCCCTGGCCGCGGCGTTCGTCGTGGCCGAACTGCGCAGCGCCGAACCCATGATCGATCTGCGGCTGCTGCGGAACCGGCTGTTCCGTACCGGAAATCTACTGATGCTGCCCACCTCGGGGGCGTTGATGGGGGCGTTGTTCCTTGTTCCCCTGCTCCTGCAGCAGCAGATGGGCATCGACGCGACCGGCTCCGGCCTGGTGACCATGTTCCAAGCGCTGGGCATGGCAGCCCTGATGCCGATCGCCGGCCACCTCTATACGAGGCTCGGGCCCCGGCGGATGCTCGCCACCGGGTTCGTGATCACCGCAGCCTCGCTGGCGGCGCTACTCGCCGTCAATCCCGGAACCACTCTGTGGGCGGTACGCATACCGCTGTTCACCCTCGGCGCAGGAATGGCCCTGACGGTGATCCCACTACAGACCGCGACCTTCGCCGGGGTGAGCACCGCGGCCACAGCACGCGCCTCATCGCTGTTCTCCACCACCCGACAGGTCGCCGGTGCGGCCGGAGTCGCCGTGGTCGTCACCCTGCTCACCGAGCGGACCGAGACCAGACTCGTGGACCTCGGCACTCGTGCCGCCGAGGCGGCCAGCCGGAGCGAGGCGATCTTCGCCGCCTACCACGACGTGTTCCTGTTCACCACCGCGCTGGCCGTGCTGGGCCTGCTCGTGGCCCTGCGCGTGCGTGACGCCGACGCGGCAGCGAGCCTGCGGCCCGCGCCCACGACAGCGACCGAGGACACGCGGGTGGCAACCCCGTGA